The Vicia villosa cultivar HV-30 ecotype Madison, WI linkage group LG1, Vvil1.0, whole genome shotgun sequence genome includes a region encoding these proteins:
- the LOC131609810 gene encoding small ribosomal subunit protein uS3x-like, with product MATQMSKKRKFVADGVFFAELNEVLTRELAEDGYSGVEVRVTPMRTEIIIRATRTQAVLGEKGRRIRELTSVVQKRFKFPENSVELYAEKVNNRGLCAIAQAESLRYKLLGGLAVRRACYGVLRFVMESGAKGCEVIVSGKLRAQRAKSMKFKDGYMISSGQPVKDYIDSAVRHVLLRQGVLGIKVKIMLDWDPKGKQGPKTPLPDIVTIHTPKEEEEYRPAPAAVLPTADIEVPVA from the exons ATGGCGACCCAGATGAGCAAGAAGAGAAAG TTTGTTGCCGATGGTGTTTTCTTTGCTGAATTGAACGAGGTTCTGACCCGTGAACTCGCTGAAGATGGTTACTCTGGTGTCGAGGTTAGGGTTACACCGATGAGGACTGAAATCATCATCAGGGCTACTCGTACCCAAGCTGTTCTTG GTGAGAAGGGAAGGAGGATCAGAGAACTTACCTCTGTGGTTCAGAAGAGGTTTAAGTTTCCAGAGAACAGTGTTGAGCTTTATGCCGAAAAGGTTAATAACAGAGGACTTTGCGCTATTGCTCAAGCTGAATCGCTTCGTTACAAGCTTCTTGGTGGTCTTGCTGTGCGCAG GGCATGCTATGGTGTTTTGAGATTTGTTATGGAAAGTGGTGCCAAGGGATGTGAG GTCATTGTCAGTGGAAAATTGAGGGCTCAAAGAGCTAAATCCATGAAGTTCAAGGATGGATACATGATTTCCTCTGGTCAACCCGTCAAAGATTACATTGATTCTGCAGTTAGACACGTGCTCCTCAGACAG GGTGTTCTTGGAATCAAAGTTAAGATTATGCTTGATTGGGATCCTAAGGGGAAGCAGGGTCCCAAGACTCCCCTCCCTGATATTGTCACTATCCACACTCCAAAGGAGGAAGAGGAATACAGACCAGCCCCTGCCGCCGTTTTGCCCACTGCTGATATTGAAGTTCCAGTTGCTTAA